The Impatiens glandulifera chromosome 8, dImpGla2.1, whole genome shotgun sequence genome includes a window with the following:
- the LOC124913198 gene encoding uncharacterized protein YGR130C-like encodes MAEPIPSRQTESSGSHETMSKSKEIPAIEVSIHSQSSKSPTKTLNEVIDNIGLRTSEVIENVVQNVNHETEDDVTSLLQNTDQVGATGQTTINLAEEAVNSENIIPPAREGSNEEKQPSGSVWDKSVSTGSNSQAAQDGPSNPFITPEGPSQVSKGKEVMIEDTPVQELTLDAEVPISEEEEEAMFQEFIRDMNKEADEIAAPYHLWVRLRCETKLSDMIPDFNGNEYWLKLLQLEQEALKITGTEVIQAAYAKTETMEEYFKLKAVDDTLKNSDGNELTPMELKLIKRFQGVRDDLTSNVHRLKFQSRPIFKIGESSKSAGNGQEGPQQQKTENEDNRGKFPSQTNQNLGFEQIKGVIIDTITSSLNEYNIATDAKNSTIQADLVETVWESIHAEIVETVQTSIKTTIDKSVEMATAPLLEMMQAMAAQIKELTKLQAARTQEQIRLDAETARRIQTEEEDKERLRKETEDNDLKLAKKIVEDEQAAQPKPTPIQAPHSMVTRIRGKRKKITNLLKLVEQSGIECSQPVGQSEEPLDEEKEEDVEQLNRRKKKAVKSSIASPSLGPTIDQTPDHLDQRAVSSGSTNVIPVHQVSLPDGALT; translated from the exons ATGGCTGAACCAATTCcatcaaggcaaaccgaatcctcggggagccaTGAAACTATGTCCAAGTCAAAGGAGATTCCGGCTATAGAGGTTAGTATTCACTCTCAAAGCTCTAAGTCTCCGACTAAGACTCTTAACGAAGTAATCGACAATATTGGTCTGAGAACCTCGGAGGTAATTGAGAACGTAGTCCAAAATGTCAATCATGAAACTGAAGACGATGTGACGAGTCTTCTCCAAAACACTGATCAGGTTGGAGCAACCGGTCAGACCACAATTAACTTGGCCGAAGAAGCGGTCAACTCTGAAAACATCATTCCTCCGGCGCGGGAAGGAAGTAATGAAGAAAAGCAACCATCCGGTTCGGTGTGGGACAAATCTGTTTCAACCGGATCAAACTCCCAAGCGGCCCAAGATGGGCCATCCAATCCATTTATCACACCTGAAGGTCCATCTCAGGTTTCCAAAGGAAAAGAAGTAATGATCGAAGACACTCCGGTGCAAGAGCTCACACTCGATGCTGAAGTACCCATttcagaagaagaggaggaagcaATGTTCCAAGAGTTCATTCGAGACATGAATAAGGAGGCTGATGAAATAGCCGCCCCGTATCACCTATGGGTCAGACTACGATGTGAAACAAAGCTCTCCGACATGATCCCCGACTTCAATGGAAACGAATATTGGTTGAAACTTTTGCAGTTAGAACAAGAGGCTCTCAAAATTACAGGTACTGAAGTCATCCAGGCCGCATATGCCAAAACAGAGACGATGGAAGAATACTTCAAGCTAAAGGCGGTAGACGACACATTGAAGAATTCGGATGGAAATGAACTAACTCCGATGGAATTAAAATTGATCAAGCGGTTCCAGGGAGTAAGAGATGATCTCACTAGCAATGTTCATCGGCTAAAG TTTCAAAGCAGACCAATCTTCAAAATCGGAGAATCTTCCAAGTCGGCAGGAAACGGGCAAGAGGGACCTCAACAGCAAAAAACTGAAAACGAGGATAATCGGGGCAAATTCCCATCTCAGACTAATCAGAATCTGGGATTTGAGCAAATAAAGGGGGTTATCATCGATACAATCACCTCCTCCCTTAATGAATACAACATAGCAACGGACGCCAAAAATTCAACCATACAAGCCGATCTAGTCGAAACGGTTTGGGAGTCCATTCACGCTGAAATTGTTGAAACGGTTCAAACATCCATCAAGACAACGATTGATAAGTCAGTTGAAATGGCAACCGCACCGCTTCTCGAGATGATGCAAGCGATGGCAGCTCAGATTAAGGAACTGACTAAGCTGCAAGCGGCTAGAACTCAAGAACAGATTCGATTGGATGCCGAAACAGCTCGCCGAATCCAaaccgaagaggaagacaaAGAACGGTTGAGAAAGGAAACGGAAGATAATGACCTCAAGCTAGCCAAGAAAATCGTTGAGGACGAACAAGCCGCTCAGCCGAAACCCACACCAATACAAGCTCCGCACTCAATGGTAACAAGGATAAGGGGCAAACGAAAGAAAATTACTAACTTGTTAAAACTGGTGGAACAAAGCGGTATTGAATGTTCTCAACCAGTCGGTCAGTCTGAGgaacctcttgatgaagaaaaAGAGGAGGATGTTGAACAATTAAAccgaaggaagaagaaagcggTAAAGTCATCAATCGCTTCACCAAGCCTTGGACCGACAATTGATCAAACTCCCGACCACCTAGACCAGCGGGCGGTTTCTTCCGGTTCAACCAACGTAATCCCGGTACATCAAGTGTCTTTACCGGATGGTGCATTGACGTAG
- the LOC124911876 gene encoding CMP-sialic acid transporter 2-like, with the protein MEYRKIKDEDKDGGDTIAGDVESSPPKYPSGTLSAFGGSPIGRNKWKRKSIVTIALTFLTSSQAILIVWSKRAGKYEYSVTTANFLVEALKCALSLAALVRIWSNDGITDDNRLSTTWEEVSVYPVPAALYLIKNLLQYYIFAYVDAPGYQILKNLNIISTGVLYRIILKKKLSEIQWAAFILLCAGCTTAQLNPTSDRVLQTPLQGWVMAIVMALLSGFAGVYTEAIIKKRPSRNINVQNFWLYIFGMGFNAIAIVVQDFDAVVNKGFFHGYSLITTLMILNHALSGIAVSMVMKYADNIVKVYSTSVAMLLTAVVSVFLFGFHLSLAFFLGSIVLSVSIYLHSVGKVQR; encoded by the exons ATGGAGTATCGGAAAATCAAGGATGAG GATAAAGATGGGGGTGATACAATTGCAGGCGATGTGGAAAGCTCGCCACCAAAATATCCTTCTG GAACCTTGTCCGCCTTTGGTGGAAGTCCAATCGGAAGAAATAAGTGGAAGCGCAA GTCAATTGTTACCATTGCCTTAACTTTTCTTACAAGCTCCCAAGCAATATTAATTGTCTGGTCCAAAAGGGCTGGAAAGTACGAGTATAGTGTCACCACAGCAAACTTCTTG GTTGAAGCTTTGAAATGTGCTCTTTCACTGGCAGCACTAGTAAGGATCTGGAGTAATGATGGTATTACAGATGATAACAG GTTAAGTACAACCTGGGAAGAAGTTAGTGTTTACCCTGTACCTGCAGCACTTTACCTCATCAAGAATTTGCTTCAA TATTACATATTTGCATATGTGGATGCTCCAGGATATCAAATACTCAAGAACCTGAATATCATTAGCACTGGTGTGCTGTATCGCATTATTCTGAAGAAGAA GTTGAGTGAAATTCAGTGGGCCGCATTCATATTATTATGTGCAGGGTGCACCACTGCACAACTTAATCCCAC ATCTGATCGGGTACTTCAGACTCCTTTGCAAGGTTGGGTGATGGCCATT GTCATGGCACTCCTAAGTGGTTTTGCAGGAGTTTATACTGAG GCCATAATCAAAAAGCGCCCTTCAAGGAACATAAATGTGCAGAATTTCTGGCTGTATATATTTGGGATGGGCTTCAATGCAATTGCAATTGTAGTCCAAGATTTCGATGCTGTGGTGAACAA GGGATTCTTCCATGGATACTCACTGATAACAACTCTGATGATTCTTAACCATGCGCTAAG TGGAATTGCCGTTTCCATGGTCATGAAGTATGCAGACAATATTGTCAAG GTGTATTCGACATCAGTGGCGATGCTTCTGACAGCAGTGGTTTCTGTGTTCTTATTTGGTTTTCATCTATCACTTGCTTTCTTCCTCGGATCCAT TGTTCTATCAGTCTCAATATACTTGCACTCGGTTGGAAAAGTTCAAAGATAG
- the LOC124912471 gene encoding aminoacylase-1, protein MAVMSNLSHLFLLTLIVFFFNLSPSFSSSSSEVLSRFQQYLRINTAQPNPDYFEAAKFIISDANSISLQSQTIEFVSGKPVVILKWTGKDPNLPSILLNSHTDVVPSEASKWIHPPLGAHIDSDGRIYARGSQDMKCVGMQYMEAIRKMKNRGFEPLRTIYLSFVPDEETGGHEGAAKFAISDVFKEMNVGIVLDEGLASPGENYRAFYGERCPWWTVIKAVGAPGHGAKLFDNSAMENLLKSVESVRRFRTSQFDLVKSGLREEGDVISVNMAFLKAGTSSPTGFVMNLQPSEAEAGFDVRIPPTADPVSVERRIAEEWAPVSRNMTYSFKQKVSVHDKFGKPAITATDSSNPWWGLFEEAVKKAGGKLGKPEIFPASTDSRYFRELGIPAIGFSPMANTPILLHDHNEFLSKDEYLKGIDVYVSIIEAYASFRGTSSQGSTREEL, encoded by the exons ATGGCAGTGATGAGTAATCTTTCCCATCTTTTCCTTCTCACTCTTatcgtcttcttcttcaacctttcgccatcattttcttcatcatcatcggAAGTTCTATCCAGATTTCAACAATATTTGCGGATAAACACCGCCCAACCCAATCCAGATTACTTTGAAGCTGCCAAATTCATCATCTCCGATGCAAATTCAATCTCTCTACAATCCCAAACCATTGAATTCGTCTCAGGTAAACCTGTCGTCATCCTCAAATGGACTGGAAAAGATCCGAATCTTCCTTCCATTCTCCTCAATTCCCATACAGACGTCGTTCCCTCAGAAGCATCAAAATGGATTCATCCTCCTTTAGGAGCTCACATCGATTCCGATGGCCGAATCTACGCTAGAGGATCGCAGGACATGAAGTGCGTTGGTATGCAGTATATGGAAGCGATTCGAAAAATGAAGAATCGTGGATTCGAGCCTCTCCGAACTATATACTTATCTTTCGTACCTGATGAGGAGACTGGCGGACATGAAGGCGCTGCGAAATTTGCAATATCAGATGTTTTCAAGGAAATGAATGTTGGAATCGTTCTTGATGAAGGTCTTGCTTCACCTGGCGAAAACTATAGAGCTTTCTATGGCGAGAGATGCCCTTGGTGGACGGTTATTAAAGCTGTTGGTGCTCCTGGTCATGGAGCGAAGCTTTTTGATAACTCTGCTATGGAGAATTTGTTGAAGAGTGTTGAGAGTGTGAGGAGATTCAGAACTTCGCAGTTTGATTTGGTGAAATCTGGTTTGAGAGAAGAAGGCGATGTCATATCAGTGAATATGGCGTTCCTGAAAGCTGGGACTTCTTCTCCCACT GGTTTTGTGATGAATCTTCAGCCATCTGAGGCCGAAGCTGGGTTTGATGTTAGGATACCACCAACTGCTGATCCAGTTTCTGTTGAGAGACGAATTGCAGAGGAATGGGCGCCAGTTTCCAGGAACATGACATATTCG TTCAAGCAAAAAGTGTCTGTTCATGACAAATTTGGGAAGCCAGCTATCACAGCTACTGACAGTTCAAATCCATGGTGGGGCTTGTTTGAAGAAGCTGTGAAGAAAGCTGGTGGAAAACTAGGAAAACCCGAGATTTTTCCTGCCTCCACAGATTCTCGCTACTTTCGGGAGCTTGGCATACCTGCTATTGGATTTTCTCCTATGGCAAACACTCCCATTCTCCTTCATGATCACAATGAG TTCTTAAGCAAGGACGAGTATTTGAAAGGCATAGATGTTTACGTCTCAATAATTGAAGCCTATGCATCATTCCGTGGAACATCATCTCAAGGTTCGACAAGAGAGGAATTGTAA